In the Phaseolus vulgaris cultivar G19833 chromosome 7, P. vulgaris v2.0, whole genome shotgun sequence genome, one interval contains:
- the LOC137829224 gene encoding uncharacterized mitochondrial protein AtMg00810-like: MGSCKAATTPMSTNCYLSIVEAGITLHQTKYNGLIGSLLYLTASRPDIMFVVCLCARFQSCPKESHLKATKRILKYLKGTTSVGLWYPSHSPIHLVGYFDSDFAGCKLDRKSTSGTCHLLGSSLISWHSKKQACVAL; the protein is encoded by the coding sequence ATGGGGAGTTGCAAAGCTGCAACAACACCTATGTCAACAAATTGTTACTTAAgtattgttgaagctggaatAACACTGCATCAGACTAAATACAATGGGTTAATAGGTTCCTTACTATATCTCACTGCAAGTAGACCtgatattatgtttgttgtttgccTTTGTGCAAGGTTCCAATCCTGTCCAAAGGAATCTCATCTCAAAGCTACCAAGAGAATCCTTAAATATCTTAAAGGAACAACATCTGTGGGTTTATGGTATCCTTCACACTCTCCTATTCATTTAGTAGGATACtttgattctgattttgcaggatgtaaattagatagaaagagcacaagtggaacatGCCATCTACTTGGGTCAAGTCTTATATCATGGCACAGCAAAAAGCAAGCTTGTGTAGCCTTGTAA